CAGTTATCAGTTATCAGTTATCAGTTTACTGGTTTCTGGAAATATTGGCAAGGGAATGATCGGGGTTGATTTCTACAATTAAATTAACTAACTTAGGATTTTTAATTAATGGATTTATAAATAATTCGGGATGTAGGGCTTTCCAAAAATAATCAACAAATTGACTGATTTCTGCATCGCTCATGCCTGATTTTCCGGTTGAAATCATGTCATGTTCAGCTTGAATTCTCCATTGTTTTGATAGTTTATAATCGACCGGATTTAAAATCATTAATTGATCTAATTTTTCCCATAAAGGAATATATTGTTTTAACTGTTCATTCATATCCCTGGCAAATTGTTGATCGGTGAGGGTAATAATGGGTTCAGGTGCAGAATTAAATTGTTGTGGATCAATGGGTCTACATCCCACGAACCAGCCTTCAAATAAAATAATATCAATTCCTGTAACAAATTCCGATGAAATGCGATCACCTGCACCCTGCCATAATGACTTATCAAATCGAGGAATAGCAATGGTTTGATTCGGTAAGGGTTGACGCAATTGTTCTAACACCTGTATTGCCAATTCAACATCATGGGTTCCAGGTGGCCCCCGCCAAATTAACCGGGGATCGACCCTTTGTAACTGTTGACGTTCTAAATAAGTTTTATACAGATCGTCTAAGGACAAGCTGATTGTGTCAT
The Planktothrix tepida PCC 9214 DNA segment above includes these coding regions:
- a CDS encoding glycerate kinase, with product MIEILQAWADGQPPHSTDLELLEQWELSDSKQAILWGITPENIRRKLQGRSHLFYRLFQENLDFPILSQQLETLWKFWLPFATQLAESRQQLGRPLVQGILGGQGTGKTTLAKVLTQILSLFHYDTISLSLDDLYKTYLERQQLQRVDPRLIWRGPPGTHDVELAIQVLEQLRQPLPNQTIAIPRFDKSLWQGAGDRISSEFVTGIDIILFEGWFVGCRPIDPQQFNSAPEPIITLTDQQFARDMNEQLKQYIPLWEKLDQLMILNPVDYKLSKQWRIQAEHDMISTGKSGMSDAEISQFVDYFWKALHPELFINPLIKNPKLVNLIVEINPDHSLANISRNQ